In Myripristis murdjan chromosome 18, fMyrMur1.1, whole genome shotgun sequence, the sequence CAGCCACACAAAAGTCATAATcatgatgaaaaatacaaatgcaaaaacaaaagtgccaTTTCCAATATGCAGTTTAGTCAGCATTCTGTGTAGCTGCCACAGCTTAATGTGTCCTTCAGAAGAACAAATGAATAAGTGCAGATCATCTGTGTTCCATGTGCACTTCCACTCATTTGCATGTGGAAGCTGAAGCCAAGCTGCTGCTTGCTGTGGTCAGGATGAAGGTTAGTGTTTGTGGTTCTGTGTTCAGGAGCTGCctcaacactgcagctgctctctccctcacctcacACTCTTTCATGGGATCTCTGCTTCTGGTTTTGATCTGGTGCTCTTTAGATGTTTTGGATTTATTCTGTGAGTTTGATCGTGGCATCATCTCATTATTCACTGGTCAGAATCAGCGTCTGGCTCCTTCCACTAAagcctcctgcagctgctctgctctgacagcagctctgccaccaCTCTGACCCCCACTTTgctcattttactgtttctCTATGACTCAACCACTTTACTGCTGTTCTCCCACACCTTCACTGGTGACTGGTCCAGCACCACACTGACCTGAAGGTCCTTCTCTCATGTGAAGCCCGACACAACCTGGCATCAGCCGAGCCGACCCCGCTGGCCTCCTCCACCCGactcacacacagctacagttCAGCTGAGGCAGCGTCTGGATCCAGAACCACAGCACACTCCTAACACACTCCTAACACACTCCTAACACACTCCTAACACTCCTAACACTCCTAACACTCCTAACACTCCTAACACACTCCTAACACTCCTAACACTCCTAacactcctgacacactcctGCTTTCAGCTGAGGACCTCCTGCAATCTCCCTGTTCACCTCTCTGTACTCTCtacttgctttttgttttctgtacaACAGAACAGCCACAGCAGAAAGAACCACAATAAGCACTGCCAGTACAGGAACTACAGCCACTGCAGGATGAACACGCCCAGCAGGTTCATCAGGGTCATGGTCATCCACAGGGTCTTGAATCATTTTGTCTCCACCTGAAGtgtctgaaacaaaaaacaaatcaaaatcaaagacagagacaaagtcaGGTTGATGAGTAAACAGATGAGGGTCAGAGGAAAAGGCTGCATGTCCTCCTCATCAGACTCATGTGGGAGTTTGTCTGGaaacatgtcagttttctctcctgactctcactgactgaactgaggGGAACATGTTTGGTACCAACAAGGGTTAGGACACATGTTCAAGACAACATGTCCATCTGTGAAGGGCTTCACTTGTGGAACAGCTGGGACAAGGCCTTTTGAAAAATGGACCTcactttatacatttaaaaatatagatttaacaataaggaaggaaacagaataaatgattcCTGCTGCTCACATCAATCATTATCTACTGTAGTGCTATGAAATCATGATCAAAGTATAAAGTCAAGCTCTCAtatttctgtcctgtgtctgttcagaATCCACCaccaacatgaaataaaacagacctcAGGTCAGATGTCATCCTGTCACAGTTAAACTCACCTGGATCTACAACCTCCAGCGTCATGATGCTGATGGGAGGAGCTTTAATAATGGCTCTCTTCCTGCGTTTGGCACCAGCAGCTTTAAAGCGACACTCGTATGTTCCACTGTCGTTCTTCTTCACGTTCTTCAGAATCACAGACAGGTCGCcgttcttcatctctctgtctttcagctcCACCCGGTTCTTAAAAGACTCATGTTGGTGGCCTGCGTCAATGTGCCTGTCTTGGAAGAAGAAGACACATTCTAGTTTCTTCATGTCCTTTCTGCTCCAATCTACTGCTTCGATGTCGACACCATCAGGAGCCTGACAGCTCAGGGTGACATTCTCTCCAGGTTGAGCTTTCAGGTTCAGGGCTAAAGgacgatggaaaaacaaacccaaaacagAAAAGTTAACAACACAAATCTTCAAAAAGATTCCAGTTTCTGTCAGTTCAAACTTCAGATGGATCCCAAAATGCTCAGAAGCTCATtagttttaataataataataataataataataatcatcatcatcatcatcatcatcatcatcttcatcatcacaataagaagaagaagaagaagaagaagaagaagaagaagaagaagaagaagaagaatcatcacaatcatcatcataataataatcgtacattttatttataagcacctttcaaaaacactcaaggacactttacaaaagatgaaacaagcagtaaaaacacaggtaaaaaactatggaaaataaaatggaaacagTGCAATAACAGAGAGTATGCAGTTttgaacaggtgagttttgagtctAGATTTGAACAGATGTTACGGATGTCCGGAGGAAGGGAGTTCCAGAGTTTGGGAGCAGAGTGGCTGAAGGCTCTGCTCCCCATGGTGCTGAGGTGGGTGGAGGGCACAgtgaggtggagggaggaggaggatctgAGGGAATGGGAGGATGAGGCAATGTGGAGGTGGTCCGATAGATAGGGAGGGGGAATAATAATCATCGTGTCATCTCAACTTTATTGTCCTCTGCTTCTAgatttgttgtttctgtcttcCTGATACAAAAGTGGAGGCTGGAGTAGAGTCTGggtttcattacattttcagaaaaataaactgtatATGATTGTTTGATCATCAAACATGATGTGATTGTTCTCACTGGTCTCAGTGAAGGTGATGAGGTTTGGACCTGTGACAGCAGGCCCGTGCACACAGGACTGGACTGAAACCAGCAGGACGACTGGCTGATGGTCCCTCATGAAACCAGACcagacagagaagacagagagttCCCCCTCAGCAAATCAAGGCACTAAAAACTCAACGGGGTACAAACTCTGTTCCATCCGACCGTCCCAGTGACTCATCTCACATTGTTTCTGGTCGACTCTCCTGCTAAACCTTCCCaagaagcagcaaaaacacCAGCGGCTTCACATCGGCCACAaagtaaatctgttttcttttgggAGAAATATTCTATCTGTTTCCACAGTTTAAATGTGATTAAGTCATAAACGGACAAGTTTGaatgactttttaattttttaaattacaataatcATCTGCTTAATTATTCTGTCAACTGTTACGGACAAATGTGTCATATAAACATGAATGAGGTACAACACATTTGATAGCACAttggtgtttctgtggtgtcTCTCCGACGtgataaatattaaacatgaaaaatgtataaCAAATAATCTGAGGCCACTGTAATGTGCAGAATGCGTTTTGCTGCAGCCTTTAAAGACACGTTTCACAGCGTGTCACGGCCTGTTCAGGACGGCCTCACTGAACTCACGTTCCGCGCGTCTGACactgttttgcttcttttttgtcCACACGATTCCTCCTCAGGTGGAACAGGGGGAAGAATGGAGCGGATACGCCGCAGCTTGTATGCAACCGTAAACACACAGTAGGCGGTCAAGTAGAGCAACCTCCACTAGCAGAGCCGGagactgtaacacacacacacacacacacacacacacacggccgtAACTTCCATTGAGGACACCAACATCAcgtcctctgtgttttttccaagTGAAAAAAGAAGGTGATATAACTGACTGCAAATATACTTTGTGTGGGAAACCACTTGTGCCTCTACAGCGCAGTGCGTTAGGAAGTAGATCATCTTCTCGTAACTATACGATCTTTGGTCATCACAGTGGATTGTGGGTAGGCTGACTCAACAATAATAAGACGGAAATCTGCCACAGACCGCACTTTATTCCCACACCAGACAAACATCATCCGTAACATACAGTTAACGTTATGTTACAATGACGTTGGTTTCACTTGAATGAATTAACGTTAAGGTTGTCGGTATAATTACTGTTATATTTATAGTTCTATAGTCTCTGTGTGGACGGCGGCCATGTTACCCCACACTGACGGAGTCGCTGGGTGATGATTTTGTTGGTGGATGTTGACTGAATGGCCGCATGTCCTCCCTCTGCCTTCATCCCAACGCTGCCGCCCGAACACCAAATTTTGACATCGGCATTTGTAAAATCCTGGTTacagccctgcacacacacacacacacacacacacacacacacacacacacaca encodes:
- the LOC115376713 gene encoding coxsackievirus and adenovirus receptor homolog, whose amino-acid sequence is MASLSAASLLALSSLICHLAASSEALNLKAQPGENVTLSCQAPDGVDIEAVDWSRKDMKKLECVFFFQDRHIDAGHQHESFKNRVELKDREMKNGDLSVILKNVKKNDSGTYECRFKAAGAKRRKRAIIKAPPISIMTLEVVDPDTSGGDKMIQDPVDDHDPDEPAGRVHPAVAVVPVLAVLIVVLSAVAVLLYRKQKASREYREVNREIAGGPQLKAGVCQEC